CGAGCGCCACATCAGCCGCGGCAAGTTGCTGCCCCGTGAGCGCGTCGACCGGCTGCTCGATCCGGGTAGCCCGTTTCTGGAATTGTCGGCGTTGGCCGCGGATGGAATGTACGACGACGAATCTCCCGGCGCGGGGATCATCACCGGGATCGGGCGCGTCTCGGGGCGCGAATGCGTGATCGTCGCCAACGACGCAACGGTCAAGGGCGGCACCTACTACCCGGTCACGGTGAAGAAGCATCTGCGCGCGCAGGAGATTGCGCTGCAAAACCTGCTGCCCTGCATCTATCTGGTCGACTCCGGCGGTGCTTTTCTGCCGAAGCAGGACGAAGTGTTCCCGGACCGCGAACACTTCGGACGGATCTTCTACAACCAGGCGACCATGAGCGCCAAGGGAATTCCGCAAGTGGCGGCGGTGCTCGGGTCATGCACGGCCGGCGGCGCTTACGTGCCGGCGATGAGTGACGAAGCCGTCATCGTCCGCGAGCAGGGCACGATTTTCCTGGGCGGGCCGCCACTGGTGAAGGCGGCCACCGGTGAAGTCGTCACGGCCGAAGAACTCGGCGGTGGTGACCTGCATTCCCGGGTGTCCGGTGTCACCGACCATCTGGCCGAGGACGACGAGGACGCGCTGCTGATCGTGCGCAAGATCGCTGCCACCTTCGGGCCCCGTGCACCGGCGCAGTGGGACATCGGCCCTTACGCAGAGCCGCCCTACGCCCAGAGCGAGCTGTATGACGTGGTGCCCCCGGATCCGCGGGTGCCCTACGACGTGCACGAGGTGATCGTGCGGCTGGTCGACGGCGGTGAATTCAGCGAGTTCAAAACCAATTACGGCAAGTCGCTGGTGACCGCCTTTGCCCGGATCCACGGTCATCCGGTGGGAATCATCGCCAACAACGGCGTGCTGTTCAGCGAATCCGCGCTCAAGGGAGCGCATTTCATCGAATTGTGCGACAAGCGCAAGATCCCGCTGCTGTTCCTGCAGAACATCGCCGGCTTCATGGTCGGCCGCGACTACGAGGCGGGCGGCATTGCCAAGAACGGCGCCAAGATGGTCACCGCCGTCGCCTGCGCGCGCGTGCCGAAGCTGACCGTGGTGATCGGCGGATCGTATGGGGCGGGTAACTATTCGATGTGCGGGCGCGCGTACTCACCGCGCTTCCTGTGGATGTGGCCCAACGCCAGAATCTCGGTGATGGGTGGTGAGCAGGCGGCCTCGGTGCTGGCCACCGTACGTGGCGAGCAACTGTCCGCGTCCGGCAAGCCGTGGTCGCCCGAGGACGAGGAGACCTTCAAGGCGCCGATCCGCGCGCAGTACGAGAACCAGGGCAACCCCTACTATTCCACCGCCCGGTTGTGGGACGACGGGATCATCGACCCTGCTGATACCAGAACCGTTGTGGGACTAGCACTTTCAGTGTGCGCGCATGCCCCGCTGGAAATCGGTTTCCTACGGCGTGTTCCGGATGTGACTGATGTTTGACACCGTCTTAGTGGCCAACCGCGGTGAGATCGCGGTACGGGTGATCCGGACTCTGCGTCGGCTGGGTATCCGGTCGGTCGCCGTGTACAGCGACGCCGACGCCGGCGCCCGGCACTTCGCCGAAGCCGACACCGCCGTGCGGTTGGGTCCCGCACCGGCCCGGGAAAGTTATCTCGACATCGCCAAGGTGATCGGGGCCGCGCAGCGCACCGGTGCGCAGGCGATCCATCCCGGATACGGGTTCCTCTCCGAGAACGCTGAATTCGCCGCGGCGTGCGACCGAGCCGGGGTGGTGTTTCTGGGCCCGCCCGCCCGCGCCATCGAAGTGATGGGCGACAAGATCGCCGCCAAGAACGCGGTCGCCGCCTTCGACGTGCCGGTGGTCCCGGGCGTCGCGCGGCCCGGGTTGACCGATGACGACCTCGTCGAGGCTGCCGACGAGGTGGGTTACCCGGTGCTGGTCAAGCCGTCGGCCGGCGGAGGCGGTAAGGGCATGCGGATGGTGGACGATCCGGCGCGCCTGCGCGATGCGCTGGTCAGTGCCCGCCGCGAAGCCGGATCCGCCTTCGGCGACGACACGCTGTTCCTGGAGCGTTTCGTGTTGCGGCCCAGGCACATCGAGGTGCAGATCATCGCCGACAAGCACGGCGGCGTCGTGCATCTCGGCGAGCGCGAATGCAGCCTGCAACGCCGTCATCAGAAGGTGATCGAAGAGGCGCCCTCGCCGCTGTTGGACGCCGCAACCCGAACCCGCATCGGCGCCGCGGCCTGCGACACCGCCCGCAGCGTCGACTACGTCGGTGCCGGCACGGTCGAGTTCATCGTTTCCGGCGACCGCCCGGACGAGTTCTTCTTTATGGAGATGAACACGCGGCTTCAGGTGGAGCACCCGGTCACCGAAGCGGTTACGGGTCTGGACCTCGTCGAGTGGCAGTTACGGGTGGCGGCCCGGGAGAAGTTGGCCTTCGCCCAGGGCGACATCGAATTGAGTGGTCATGCGATCGAGGCACGGGTGTACGCGGAGGATCCCGCCCGTGGATTCCTGCCGACCGGTGGCCGGGTGCTGCAGGTGATCGAACCGTCCGGACCCGGTGTGCGGGTTGACTCTTCGCTGCAGTCGGGCACGGTGGTCGGCAGCGATTACGACCCGATGCTGAGCAAGGTGATCGCCCACGGCGCCGACCGTGCCCAGGCGCTGGCCCGTCTGGACCAGGCGCTGTCGCACACCGCGGTGCTGGGTGTTCAGACCAACGTCGAGTTCCTGCGTTTCCTGCTGGCCGACGAGCGGGTGCAGGCGGGTGACCTCGATACCGCGCTGCTGGACGAACGACTGGCCGATTTCGCGCCGCTGCCCGCATCCGACGATGTGTTCGCTGCGGCTGGGCTCTATGTCCAAGCGGTGCTTGCGCGGCGGGCCGGCGCGGATCTGTGGGCAGCGCCGAGCGGTTGGCGGGTCGGTGGGGCCACGGCTCCGGTACGTACCGCGATGCAGACCGCATTGCGAACTGAGACCGTGTCCGTGCGCGGCCTGCCCTCCGCGGCCACGGTGCAGGTGGGCGACGGCGAAACCATCAGTGCCAGTGTGCAACT
The nucleotide sequence above comes from Mycobacterium kiyosense. Encoded proteins:
- the accD1 gene encoding acetyl-/propionyl-CoA carboxylase subunit beta; translated protein: MTATIAASFADEHRRLVAELNDKLATAALGGNAKARERHISRGKLLPRERVDRLLDPGSPFLELSALAADGMYDDESPGAGIITGIGRVSGRECVIVANDATVKGGTYYPVTVKKHLRAQEIALQNLLPCIYLVDSGGAFLPKQDEVFPDREHFGRIFYNQATMSAKGIPQVAAVLGSCTAGGAYVPAMSDEAVIVREQGTIFLGGPPLVKAATGEVVTAEELGGGDLHSRVSGVTDHLAEDDEDALLIVRKIAATFGPRAPAQWDIGPYAEPPYAQSELYDVVPPDPRVPYDVHEVIVRLVDGGEFSEFKTNYGKSLVTAFARIHGHPVGIIANNGVLFSESALKGAHFIELCDKRKIPLLFLQNIAGFMVGRDYEAGGIAKNGAKMVTAVACARVPKLTVVIGGSYGAGNYSMCGRAYSPRFLWMWPNARISVMGGEQAASVLATVRGEQLSASGKPWSPEDEETFKAPIRAQYENQGNPYYSTARLWDDGIIDPADTRTVVGLALSVCAHAPLEIGFLRRVPDVTDV
- the accA1 gene encoding acetyl-/propionyl-coenzyme A carboxylase alpha chain, producing MFDTVLVANRGEIAVRVIRTLRRLGIRSVAVYSDADAGARHFAEADTAVRLGPAPARESYLDIAKVIGAAQRTGAQAIHPGYGFLSENAEFAAACDRAGVVFLGPPARAIEVMGDKIAAKNAVAAFDVPVVPGVARPGLTDDDLVEAADEVGYPVLVKPSAGGGGKGMRMVDDPARLRDALVSARREAGSAFGDDTLFLERFVLRPRHIEVQIIADKHGGVVHLGERECSLQRRHQKVIEEAPSPLLDAATRTRIGAAACDTARSVDYVGAGTVEFIVSGDRPDEFFFMEMNTRLQVEHPVTEAVTGLDLVEWQLRVAAREKLAFAQGDIELSGHAIEARVYAEDPARGFLPTGGRVLQVIEPSGPGVRVDSSLQSGTVVGSDYDPMLSKVIAHGADRAQALARLDQALSHTAVLGVQTNVEFLRFLLADERVQAGDLDTALLDERLADFAPLPASDDVFAAAGLYVQAVLARRAGADLWAAPSGWRVGGATAPVRTAMQTALRTETVSVRGLPSAATVQVGDGETISASVQLKPDELTVTLDGVRRDYRWAEADRHLWIADERGTWHIREAEEQKIHRAAAERPAEVVSPMPGSVIAVQAESGARVSEGDVVVVVEAMKMEHSLAAPISGRVEVLVGVGDQVKVEQVLARLIPETEQEEGKG